The following proteins are co-located in the Ailuropoda melanoleuca isolate Jingjing chromosome 13, ASM200744v2, whole genome shotgun sequence genome:
- the ITGB4 gene encoding integrin beta-4 isoform X5, translating into MAGPCPSPWSRLLLAVLLSVSFRGEMANRCKRAQVKSCTECIRMDRECAYCTDEMFKERRCNTQAELLAAGCRWESMVVMESSFEITEDTQINTNLRRSQVWPQGLRVRLRPGEEQRFELKVFEPKESPMDLYILMDFSNSMSDDLDNLKQMGERLAQVLSELTDDYTIGFGKFVDKVSVPQTDMRPEKLKEPWPNSDPPFSFKNVISLTENLEEFRNKLLGERISGNLDAPEGGFDAILQVAVCTRNIGWRPDSTHLLVFSTESAFHYEADGANVLAGIMSRNDEACHLDSSGTYTKYKMQDYPSVPTLVRLLGKHNIIPIFAVTNYSYSYYEKLHTYFPVSSLGVLQEDSSNIVELLQEAFNRIRSNLDIRALESPRGLRTEVTSEEFQKTNTGSFHIQRGEVGTYQVHLRAAEAVDGTHVCQLGEEDQKGNIHLKPSFSDGLWMDAGIICDVCPCELQKEELSARCNYHGDFVCGHCVCSEGWSGKTCSCSTGSLSDIKPCLREDEDKPCSGRGECQCGHCVCYGEGRYEGPFCEYDNFQCPRASGVLCNDRGRCSMGQCVCEPGWTGLSCDCPLSNATCIDSSGGICNGRGYCECGRCHCNQQSLYTDTICEINYSAIRLGLCEDLRSCVQCQAWGTGEKKGRTCEECGFKVKMVDELKKAEDVVEHCSFRDEEDDCTYSYTVEGDGAPGPNSTVLVHRKKDCPPRSFWWLIPLLIFLLLLLALLLLLCWKYCACCKACLALLPCCNRGHMVGFKEDHYMLRENLMVSDHLDTPMLRSGNLKGRDTVRWKITNNVQRPGFATHTSSTNPTELVPYGLSLRLARLCTENLLKPDTRECNQLRQEVEENLNEVYRQITDSHKLQQTKFRQQPNAGKKQDHTIVDTVLLAPRSAKQTLLKLTEKHVEQGSFHELKVAPGYYTLTADQDARGMVEFQEGVELVDVRVPLFIRPEDDDEKQLLVEAIDVPMGTATLGRRLVNITIIKEQASGIVSFEKPEYTVSGGEQVARIPVVRRILDNGKSQVSYRTQDNTAQGNRDYIPAEGELLFQPGETWKELQVKLLELQEMDSLLRGRQTRRFHIQLTNPKFGARLGQPHSATIIIGDPDELDRNFTSQTLSSFPPHGNLGAPLNPNAKAAGSRKILFNWLPPPGKPTGYRVKYWIQGDSESEAHLLDSKVPSVELTNLYPYCDYEMKVCAYGAQGEGPYSSLVSCRTHQEVPSEPGRLAFNVVSSTVTQLSWAEPAETNGEITAYEVCYGLVNEDNRPIGPMKKVLVDSPKRRMLLIENLRESQPYRYTVKARNGAGWGPEREAIINLATQPKRPMSIPIIPDIPIVDAQCGEDYESFLMYSDDVLRSPAGSQRPSVSDDTGGGWKFEPLLGEELDLRRITWRLPPELIPRLSASSGRSSDGEPPRGPPDDRADADAEAGAGGEGGGLARRATPRPPGEHLINGRMDFAFPGSANSLHRMTVANTAYGTHLSPHLSHRVLSTSSTLTRDYHSLTRTEHSHSATLPRDYSTLTSLSSHNSRLAAGVPHTPTRLVFSALGPTSLKVSWQEPQCEQVLQGYSVEYQLLNGGELHQLNIPNPSQTSVVVEDLLPNHSYVFRVRAQSQEGWGPEREGIITIESQVHPQSPLCPLPGSAFTLSTPSAPGPLVFTALSPDSLQLSWERPRRPDGNILGYLVTCEMAHGGEPATTFLVDGDSPESRLTVPGLSENVPYKFKVQAKTTEGYGPEREGIITIESQDGGPFPQMGSHPGLFQHSLPGEYSSTTTTHTSTTEPFLLDGLTLGSQHLEAGGSLTRHVTQEFVSRTLTTSGTLGTQVDQQFFQT; encoded by the exons atggCAGGACCGTGTCCCAGCCCGTGGTCCAGGCTGCTGCTGGCAGTCCTGCTGAGCGTCAGCTTCCGCGGGGAGATGG CAAACCGCTGCAAGAGGGCCCAGGTGAAGAGCTGCACGGAGTGCATCCGCATGGACAGGGAGTGCGCCTACTGCACGGACGAG ATGTTCAAGGAACGGCGCTGCAACACCCAGGCAGAGCTGCTGGCTGCGGGCTGCCGGTGGGAGAGCATGGTGGTCATGGAGAGCAGCTTCGAGATCACAGAG GACACCCAGATCAACACCAACCTGCGACGCAGCCAGGTGTGGCCCCAGGGCCTACGGGTCCGTCTGCGGCCAGGCGAGGAGCAGCGCTTCGAGCTGAAGGTGTTCGAGCCCAAGGAGAGCCCTATGGACCTGTACATCCTCATGGACTTCTCCAACTCCATGTCCGACGATCTGGACAACCTCAAGCAGATGGGGGAGAGACTGG CCCAGGTCCTGAGTGAGCTCACCGATGACTACACTATTGGATTTGGCAAGTTTGTGGACAAAGTCAGCGTCCCTCAGACAGACATGAGGCCTGAGAA GCTGAAGGAGCCCTGGCCCAACAGTGACCCCCCCTTCTCCTTCAAGAACGTCATCAGCCTGACGGAAAACTTGGAAGAGTTTCGGAATAAACTGCTAGGGGAGCGGATCTCAGGCAACCTGGACGCTCCTGAAGGAGGCTTCGATGCCATCCTGCAGGTGGCCGTATGCACG AGGAACATTGGCTGGCGCCCCGACAGCACCCACCTGCTGGTGTTCTCCACCGAGTCTGCTTTCCACTACGAGGCGGACGGTGCCAACGTGCTGGCCGGCATCATGAGCCGCAATGACGAGGCATGCCACCTGGACTCCTCGGGCACCTACACCAAGTACAAGATGCAGGACTATCCGTCCGTGCCCACCCTGGTGCGCCTGCTTGGCAAACACAACATCATCCCCATCTTCGCCGTCACCAACTATTCCTACAGCTACTATGAG AAACTGCACACCTACTTCCCCGTCTCCTCGCTGGGGGTGCTGCAAGAGGACTCCTCCAACATTGTTGAGTTGCTGCAGGAAGCCTTCAAT CGCATTCGTTCCAACCTGGACATCCGGGCCCTGGAAAGCCCCCGAGGCCTGCGGACAGAGGTCACCTCCGAAGAGTTCCAAAAGACGAATACTGGGTCCTTTCACATCCAGCGGGGGGAAGTG GGCACGTACCAGGTGCACCTGCGGGCTGCGGAGGCTGTGGATGGGACTCACGTGTGCCAGCTGGGAGAGGAGGACCAGAAGGGCAACATCCACCTGAAGCCCTCCTTCTCGGACGGCCTCTGGATGGACGCAGGCATCATCTGCGACGTGTGTCCGTGCGAGCTG CAAAAAGAGGAGCTTTCCGCCCGCTGCAACTACCACGGAGACTTCGTGTGTGGACACTGTGTGTGCAGTGAGGGCTG GAGCGGCAAGACCTGTAGCTGCTCCACGGGCTCACTGAGTGACATAAAGCCCTGCCTGCGGGAGGACGAGGACAAGCCATGCTCCGGGCGTGGCGAGTGCCAGTGCGGCCACTGCGTGTGCTATGGAGAAGGCCGCTACGAGGGTCCATTCTGCGAGTATGACAACTTCCAGTGTCCCCGTGCCTCCGGGGTCCTCTGTAACG ACCGGGGACGCTGTTCCATGGGCCAGTGCGTGTGTGAGCCTGGCTGGACAGGCTTGAGCTGCGACTGTCCTCTCAGCAATGCCACTTGCATCGACAGCAGTGGG GGCATCTGTAATGGGCGTGGCTACTGCGAGTGTGGCCGCTGCCACTGCAACCAGCAGTCGCTCTACACGGACACCATCTGTGAGATCAACTACTCAGCG aTCCGCCTGGGCCTGTGTGAGGACCTGCGCTCCTGTGTGCAGTGCCAAGCCTGGGGCACCGGTGAGAAGAAGGGCCGCACGTGTGAGGAGTGCGGCTTCAAGGTCAAGATGGTGGACGAGCTTAAGAAAG CAGAGGACGTGGTGGAGCACTGCTCCTTCCGGGATGAAGAGGATGACTGCACGTACAGCTACACCGTGGAGGGCGACGGCGCCCCCGGGCCCAACAGCACTGTCCTGGTGCACAGGAAGAAGG ACTGCCCACCCAGGTCCTTCTGGTGGCTCATCCCTCTGCTCatcttcctcctgctgctcctggccctgctgctgctgctctgctgGAAGTACTGTGCCTGCTGCAAG GCTTGCCTGGCTCTTCTCCCTTGCTGCAACCGAG GTCACATGGTGGGCTTCAAGGAAGACCACTACATGCTACGGGAGAACCTGATGGTCTCGGACCACCTGGACACACCCATGCTGCGCAGCGGGAACCTCAAGGGACGGGACACGGTCCGATGGAAGATCACCAACAACGTGCAGCGGCCTGGCTTTGCCACCCACACCTCCAGCACCAACCCCACAGAGCTGG TGCCCTACGGGCTGTCCCTGCGCCTCGCCCGCCTGTGCACCGAGAACCTGCTGAAGCCTGACACGCGAGAGTGTAACCAGCTGCGCCAGGAGGTGGAGGAGAAC CTGAATGAGGTGTACAGACAGATCACAGACTCACACAAGCTCCAGCAGACTAAGTTCCG GCAGCAGCCCAACGCCGGGAAAAA GCAGGACCACACCATTGTGGACACGGTGCTGTTGGCGCCCCGCTCAGCCAAGCAGACCTTGCTGAAGCTGACAGAGAAGCATGTGGAACAGGGCTCCTTCCACGAGCTCAAGGTGGCCCCAGGCTACTACACCCTCACCGCGGACCAGG ATGCCCGGGGCATGGTGGAGTTCCAGGAGGGCGTGGAGCTAGTAGACGTGCGGGTACCCCTCTTCATCCGGCCCGAGGACGACGACGAGAAGCAGCTGCTGGTGGAAGCCATCGACGTACCCATGGGCACCGCCACCCTCGGCCGCCGCCTGGTgaacatcaccatcatcaaggAGCAAG CCAGCGGGATAGTGTCTTTTGAGAAGCCCGAGTACACGGTCAGCGGTGGGGAGCAAGTGGCCCGCATCCCTGTTGTCCGGCGCATCCTGGACAATGGCAAGTCCCAGGTCTCCTACCGCACACAGGATAACACTGCCCAGGGCAACCGG GACTACATCCCCGCAGAGGGTGAGCTGCTGTTCCAACCTGGGGAGACCTGGAAGGAGCTGCAGGTGAAGCTCCTGGAGCTACAGGAGATGGACTCCCTCCTGCGGGGCCGCCAGACCCGCCGCTTCCACATTCAGCTCACCAACCCCAAGTTCGGGGCCCGCCTGGGCCAGCCCCACTCAGCCACCATCATCATTGGGGACCCAG ACGAACTGGACCGGAACTTCACAAGCCAGACACTGTCATCATTCCCTCCTCATGGTAACCTGGGTGCCCCACTGAACCCCAATGCCAAGGCTGCCGGGTCCCGGAAGATCCTTTTCAACTGGCTGCCCCCTCCTGGCAAGCCAACAGGGTACAGG GTCAAGTACTGGATCCAGGGTGACTCTGAGTCCGAAGCCCACCTGCTTGACAGCAAGGTACCCTCGGTGGAGCTCACCAACCTGTACCCATATTGTGACTACGAGATGAAGGTGTGTGCCTACGGGGCACAGGGCGAGGGCCCCTATAGCTCCTTGGTGTCCTGCCGCACCCACCAGGAAG taCCCAGTGAGCCAGGGCGTCTGGCCTTCAATGTCGTCTCCTCCACCGTGACccagctgagctgggctgagccgGCTGAGACCAATGGCGAGATCACGGCCTACGAGGTCTGCTACGGCTTGGTTAACGAGGACAACC gaccCATCGGGCCCATGAAGAAGGTGTTGGTGGACAGTCCCAAGAGGCGGATGCTGCTTATCGAGAACCTTCGGGAGTCCCAGCCATACCGCTACACAGTGAAGGCGCGCAACGGGGCAGGCTGGGGCCCCGAGCGGGAGGCCATCATCAACCTGGCCACCCAGCCCAAGCGGCCCATGTCCA tCCCCATCATCCCGGACATCCCCATTGTGGACGCCCAGTGTGGGGAAGACTACGAGAGCTTCCTCATGTACAGTGATGATGTTCTGCGCTCCCCTGCTGGCAGCCAGAGGCCTAGCGTCTCCGATGACACTG GCGGCGGCTGGAAGTTCGAGcccctgctgggggaggagctggACCTGCGGCGCATCACGTGGCGGCTGCCCCCGGAGCTCATCCCGCGCCTGTCGGCCAGCAGCGGGCGCTCCTCCGACGGCGAGCCGCCCCGCGGCCCCCCGGACGACCGCGCGGACGCGGACGCGGAGGCGGGCGCGGGCGGGGAGGGTGGCGGCCTAGCCCGCCGCGCCACACCCAGGCCTCCCGGAG AGCACCTGATCAACGGGCGGATGGACTTTGCCTTCCCGGGCAGTGCCAACTCCCTGCACAGGATGACCGTGGCCAACACCGCCTACGGCACCCACCTGAGCCCACACCTGTCCCACCGGGTGCTGAGTACATCCTCCACGCTCACGCGGGACTACCATTCGCTGACCCGCACAGAGCACTCGCACTCCGCCACGCTGCCCAGAGACTACTCCAccctcacctccctctcctcccaca ACTCCCGCTTGGCTGCCGGTGTGCCCCACACACCCACCCGCCTGGTGTTCTCAGCGCTGGGACCCACATCTCTGAAAGTGAGCTGGCAGGAGCCACAGTGCGAGCAGGTGTTGCAGGGCTACAGCGTGGAGTACCAGCTGCTGAACGGCG GGGAGCTGCATCAGCTCAACATCCCCAACCCCAGCCAGACTTCAGTGGTGGTGGAAGACCTTCTGCCCAACCATTCCTATGTGTTCCGTGTGCGGGCTCAGAGCCAGGAAGGCTGGGGCCCAGAGCGCGAGGGCATCATCACCATTGAGTCGCAGGTGCACCCCCAGAGTCCGCTCTGCCCCCTGCCAG GCTCCGCCTTCACCCTGAGCACACCCAGTGCCCCGGGCCCACTGGTGTTCACTGCCCTGAGCCCAGACTCGCTGCAGTTGAGCTGGGAGCGGCCACGCAGGCCCGATGGGAATATACTTGGCTACCTGGTGACCTGTGAGATGGCCCATGGAGGAG AGCCGGCCACCACGTTCCTGGTGGATGGGGACAGCCCTGAGAGCCGGCTGACTGTGCCGGGCCTCAGTGAGAACGTGCCCTACAAGTTCAAGGTGCAGGCCAAGACCACCGAAGGTTACGGGCCAGAGCGTGAGGGCATCATCACCATCGAGTCCCAGGATGGAG GCCCTTTCCCACAAATGGGCAGCCACCCTGGGCTCTTCCAGCACTCACTGCCAGGCGAATAtagcagcaccaccaccacccacaccaGCACCACCGAGCCCTTCCTACTGG ATGGACTGACCCTGGGGTCCCAACACCTGGAAGCAGGTGGCTCCCTCACCCGCCACGTGACCCAGGAGTTTGTGAGCCGGACGCTGACCACCAGTGGAACCCTCGGTACCCAAGTGGACCAACAGTTCTTCCAGACctga